The sequence CACCAAACAAGGTCTTCTTTCGGCTGTGGACAAAATAAAAAAAGTGGGCCATACATTTCAGAGTGATCCGCTCATCGCCTTAGAATCCACAGGTCACTACTCTCAACGCATCGT comes from Acetonema longum DSM 6540 and encodes:
- a CDS encoding IS110 family transposase, which gives rise to MLNRPVIGIDVAKEFCVYAALSPNGSPYEKPFKEYNTKQGLLSAVDKIKKVGHTFQSDPLIALESTGHYSQRIV